One genomic segment of Cellulophaga sp. HaHaR_3_176 includes these proteins:
- a CDS encoding CPBP family intramembrane glutamic endopeptidase — protein sequence MFIEQGYKGNNVGLWKYLIIPVGFILFIALNYVATVLSPVSVEDSMQQLIDQIGRNTVLVIVLLPLVIGLFVVLGWTKLVHNQTITSLTTSRNKIDWKRIFFAFSVWGALTIVLTGVDIYLSPGDYVFNFKPVPFFTLAIIGILLIPLQTSFEEYLFRGHMMQGIGLMAKNKWVPLVITSVLFGVMHLGNPEVAKLGLGIMVYYIGTGFFLGILTLMDEGLELALGFHAANNLVGALLLTADWTAFQTDSVYRDVSEPALGWDVFIPVLVVYPILLIIFSKKYGWTNWKEKLTGTVISKEDFLTKEK from the coding sequence ATGTTTATAGAACAAGGGTATAAAGGTAATAATGTAGGCTTATGGAAGTATTTAATTATTCCTGTAGGTTTTATTTTATTTATTGCATTAAACTATGTTGCCACAGTACTTTCTCCAGTAAGTGTTGAAGATAGTATGCAACAATTGATAGATCAGATAGGGCGAAATACGGTTTTGGTTATCGTATTATTGCCTTTAGTTATAGGTCTTTTTGTAGTTCTAGGTTGGACAAAATTGGTACACAATCAAACAATTACATCTTTAACAACATCAAGAAATAAAATAGATTGGAAAAGAATATTTTTTGCGTTCTCAGTATGGGGAGCTTTAACTATAGTATTAACAGGGGTAGATATTTATTTAAGTCCAGGTGACTATGTTTTTAATTTTAAACCAGTTCCCTTTTTCACACTTGCAATTATTGGAATTTTATTAATACCGTTGCAAACTAGTTTTGAAGAGTATTTATTTCGTGGTCATATGATGCAGGGTATTGGTTTAATGGCAAAAAATAAATGGGTTCCTTTAGTTATTACTTCAGTTTTATTTGGTGTTATGCATTTAGGTAATCCTGAAGTAGCTAAGCTTGGCTTAGGTATTATGGTGTATTACATAGGCACTGGTTTCTTTTTAGGTATTTTAACATTGATGGACGAAGGTTTAGAGTTAGCTCTTGGTTTCCATGCCGCTAATAACCTGGTAGGTGCTTTATTATTAACTGCAGATTGGACAGCTTTTCAGACAGATTCTGTTTATCGCGATGTTTCTGAACCAGCTTTGGGGTGGGATGTATTTATACCAGTCTTGGTGGTTTATCCAATCCTATTAATCATTTTTTCTAAAAAATACGGTTGGACAAATTGGAAAGAAAAGTTAACAGGTACAGTTATTTCTAAAGAAGATTTTCTTACTAAAGAAAAATAA
- a CDS encoding Plug domain-containing protein encodes MKNLVLIAAIIFCSYQLEAQNNNSALVKNTILAQKENTDIRLYRATHKNTSIPLLDDTSINKEHPFKIYQIENSNFNTQQDVFNAIRSIVPGVSISNTNFNQTPNITIRGDANTIVILDGVRYNASILNTLNPQDIERISVATSNISNNYLGYIVN; translated from the coding sequence ATGAAAAACCTAGTATTAATTGCTGCTATTATTTTTTGCAGTTACCAATTAGAAGCACAAAACAATAACTCAGCATTAGTTAAGAATACTATTCTTGCTCAAAAAGAAAATACAGATATTCGGCTCTATCGTGCAACTCATAAAAACACTTCAATTCCTTTATTAGATGATACATCGATAAATAAAGAACATCCATTTAAAATTTATCAAATTGAGAATTCAAACTTTAATACACAACAAGATGTGTTTAATGCAATCCGTAGTATTGTTCCAGGTGTGAGTATTTCAAATACTAATTTTAATCAAACTCCAAATATTACAATACGGGGTGATGCTAATACCATTGTTATTTTAGATGGAGTACGTTATAACGCTTCAATATTGAACACACTTAACCCTCAAGACATAGAGCGCATTAGTGTGGCTACAAGCAATATTTCAAATAATTATTTAGGGTATATCGTTAATTAG
- a CDS encoding CAL67264 family membrane protein, giving the protein MGMNKNTVLAWATFIMILVGLALIALGAFRYDDVAGWGFASVGIGFFAIAWVFNALKGRV; this is encoded by the coding sequence ATGGGAATGAACAAAAATACGGTGCTAGCTTGGGCTACATTTATAATGATACTAGTTGGCTTAGCTTTAATTGCATTAGGTGCTTTTAGGTATGATGATGTTGCAGGATGGGGCTTTGCATCTGTTGGAATTGGTTTTTTTGCAATTGCTTGGGTTTTCAATGCCTTAAAAGGAAGAGTTTAA
- a CDS encoding GNAT family N-acetyltransferase: protein MPVEIISFKPEHAKSFKDLNIAWLEKYFYVEKKDIELLDGCEKNILDKGGYIYFAAYNNQIVGCFAFIQKEENVYELGKMAVDFKFQGLKIGQNLLKFAIDYAKKSNWSKIILYSSTKLEHALYLYKKFGFTVIELENNPEYLRSDLKMELLLN, encoded by the coding sequence ATGCCTGTAGAAATCATCTCTTTTAAACCTGAACACGCTAAGTCTTTCAAAGACTTGAACATAGCTTGGCTTGAAAAGTATTTTTATGTTGAAAAAAAAGATATAGAACTACTTGACGGCTGTGAAAAAAATATTTTAGATAAAGGTGGTTATATTTATTTTGCGGCCTATAATAATCAAATTGTTGGGTGTTTTGCTTTTATCCAAAAAGAAGAAAATGTTTACGAACTCGGAAAAATGGCTGTAGATTTTAAATTTCAAGGTTTAAAAATTGGTCAAAATCTTTTAAAATTTGCCATTGATTATGCTAAAAAAAGTAATTGGAGTAAAATTATTTTGTATTCGAGTACCAAACTAGAGCACGCTCTATATCTTTATAAAAAATTTGGATTTACAGTTATTGAACTTGAGAATAATCCTGAATATTTACGAAGTGATTTAAAAATGGAACTACTACTAAATTAA
- a CDS encoding MBL fold metallo-hydrolase — MKKLIYFTIFCSVLISCKDNKKKETTDNIPLEIMEDKSPELKVIPILHAATVLEWGEKTIYIDPYGGAEGFDDQKSPDLILITDIHGDHMDVNTLDSLAISNVKIIAPQAVADQLPEIYKAQTEILNNGDFKDVMGINIEAIPMYNLREEALKFHEKGRGNGYVLTLGDKRVYFSGDTEDIPEMRALKNIDKAFICMNLPYTMTEESAASAVLEFKPKQVYPYHYRGKPDVSDVVKFKNLVNEGNREIEVIQLDWYPNIDY, encoded by the coding sequence ATGAAAAAATTAATCTATTTTACTATTTTTTGCAGTGTATTGATAAGCTGTAAAGACAATAAAAAAAAGGAAACTACGGATAATATACCTCTAGAAATAATGGAAGACAAAAGTCCTGAATTAAAAGTAATTCCGATTTTACATGCTGCAACAGTATTAGAATGGGGTGAAAAAACCATTTATATAGATCCTTACGGAGGAGCTGAAGGTTTTGACGATCAAAAATCACCAGATTTAATTTTAATAACAGATATACATGGTGACCATATGGATGTTAATACTTTAGACTCTTTAGCTATTTCTAATGTAAAAATTATAGCACCGCAAGCTGTTGCTGATCAATTACCTGAAATATACAAGGCACAAACTGAAATACTGAACAATGGTGACTTTAAAGATGTTATGGGAATAAACATCGAAGCCATACCTATGTATAATTTGCGCGAAGAAGCTTTAAAGTTTCATGAAAAAGGAAGAGGAAACGGGTATGTTTTAACTTTAGGTGATAAAAGAGTTTACTTTTCTGGAGATACTGAAGATATTCCTGAAATGCGTGCTTTAAAAAATATTGACAAAGCTTTCATTTGCATGAACTTACCTTATACTATGACAGAGGAAAGTGCTGCTAGCGCTGTTTTAGAGTTTAAACCTAAACAAGTATATCCTTACCATTATAGAGGTAAACCAGATGTAAGTGATGTTGTTAAATTTAAAAACTTAGTTAATGAAGGCAATCGAGAAATTGAAGTTATTCAATTAGATTGGTACCCGAATATAGATTATTAA
- a CDS encoding zinc-ribbon domain-containing protein yields the protein MIFYGTKGSHLFSERKNGIKCDNCNEITAHNISVYGKYAYIYWIPFFPMSKKAFSECTNCSATLDVNGMNGKLKSAATEVKNNTKTPIWYWSGLAIIAVLISLGVYSSLQHDKDVAVYINQPAVGDVIEFKSSENGYYSTLKISAVTSDSIFVIQNDYETDKKTGVSDIDKASNYTTEPYSLGKNQIQGLFDEKVFYDINR from the coding sequence ATGATATTTTATGGTACAAAAGGTTCTCATTTATTTAGTGAGAGAAAAAATGGTATTAAATGTGACAACTGTAATGAGATAACAGCCCATAATATTTCTGTATATGGAAAATATGCTTACATCTATTGGATTCCATTTTTTCCTATGTCCAAAAAAGCATTTTCCGAATGCACAAACTGCAGTGCTACTCTTGATGTGAACGGAATGAATGGTAAACTTAAGAGTGCAGCTACTGAAGTAAAAAACAACACAAAAACTCCAATATGGTATTGGTCTGGGCTAGCAATTATAGCTGTATTAATTTCATTAGGTGTTTATTCTAGTTTACAACATGATAAAGATGTTGCTGTATATATAAACCAACCAGCAGTAGGCGATGTTATTGAATTTAAAAGTTCTGAGAATGGCTACTACTCTACTTTAAAAATTAGTGCCGTTACTAGTGATTCTATCTTTGTTATTCAAAACGATTATGAAACAGATAAAAAAACTGGTGTTTCAGATATTGATAAAGCATCAAATTATACTACAGAACCTTATTCATTAGGAAAAAATCAAATTCAAGGGCTGTTTGATGAGAAAGTATTTTATGATATAAACAGATAA
- a CDS encoding acyl-CoA carboxylase subunit beta, protein MDINFNKNEDHNKLLLSELKKRLATVKLGGGKSRIEKQHAQGKMTARERINFLLDDDEKAIEIGAFVGDGMYEEHGGCPSGGVIIKMGYVQGKQCIVVANDATVKAGAWFPITGKKNLRAQEIAMENKLPIIYLVDSAGVYLPLQDEIFPDKEHFGRIFRNNAIMSSMGITQISAIMGSCVAGGAYLPIMSDEALIVDKTGSIFLAGSYLVKAAIGESIDNETLGGATTHCEVSGVTDYKSKDDADALNTIKNIMSKIGDFDKAGFSRIDAIKPKEDPQDIYGILPKSRSDQYDMVEIIKRLVDDSDFEQYKEGYGKTILTGYARIDGWAVGIVANQRKVVKTTKGEMQFGGVIYSDSADKATRFIANCNQKKIPLVFLQDVTGFMVGSKSEHGGIIKDGAKMVNAVSNSVVPKFTIVIGNSYGAGNYAMCGKAYDPRFMVAWPSAELAVMSGNSAAKVLLQIEKASLKKKGEKITPEKEEELFNKIKNRYDNQVSPYYAASRLWTDAIIDPLDTRKWISMGIDAANHAPIEKPFNLGIIQV, encoded by the coding sequence ATGGATATCAACTTCAATAAGAACGAAGATCATAATAAATTACTTTTATCTGAACTAAAAAAAAGACTTGCCACTGTTAAATTAGGTGGTGGCAAAAGTAGAATTGAAAAGCAGCATGCTCAAGGTAAAATGACTGCTAGAGAACGTATCAATTTTCTTTTAGATGATGATGAAAAAGCAATTGAGATTGGAGCTTTTGTTGGTGATGGTATGTATGAAGAACATGGTGGCTGCCCTTCTGGAGGAGTTATTATTAAAATGGGATATGTACAAGGCAAGCAATGTATTGTTGTCGCTAATGATGCTACTGTAAAAGCAGGTGCTTGGTTTCCTATTACAGGAAAAAAGAACTTGAGGGCTCAAGAAATAGCTATGGAAAATAAACTTCCTATCATTTATTTAGTTGATAGTGCTGGTGTTTATTTACCATTACAAGATGAAATTTTTCCTGATAAAGAACACTTTGGTAGAATTTTTAGAAATAATGCCATTATGAGTAGTATGGGTATTACCCAAATATCTGCTATAATGGGAAGCTGTGTTGCAGGCGGAGCTTATTTACCTATTATGAGCGATGAAGCTTTAATTGTTGATAAAACAGGAAGCATATTTTTAGCAGGTAGTTACCTTGTAAAAGCGGCCATTGGCGAAAGTATTGACAATGAAACACTTGGTGGCGCAACTACACATTGCGAAGTAAGTGGTGTTACCGATTATAAGTCTAAAGACGATGCCGATGCTTTAAACACTATCAAAAACATCATGAGTAAAATTGGTGATTTTGATAAAGCTGGTTTTAGTAGAATTGATGCTATTAAACCAAAAGAAGATCCGCAAGATATTTATGGAATTTTACCAAAATCAAGATCTGACCAATATGATATGGTCGAAATTATCAAACGATTAGTTGATGATTCTGACTTTGAACAATACAAAGAAGGATACGGAAAAACAATTTTAACTGGTTATGCTAGAATAGATGGTTGGGCTGTAGGTATTGTTGCTAACCAACGTAAAGTTGTGAAAACTACTAAAGGTGAAATGCAATTTGGAGGCGTAATTTATTCGGATTCTGCAGATAAAGCGACGCGTTTTATCGCAAATTGTAATCAGAAGAAAATTCCGTTAGTATTTTTACAAGATGTTACTGGCTTTATGGTTGGCAGTAAAAGTGAACATGGTGGTATCATAAAAGATGGTGCTAAAATGGTGAATGCTGTTAGTAATTCTGTAGTTCCTAAATTTACGATTGTTATTGGTAACAGTTATGGTGCTGGTAATTATGCCATGTGTGGAAAAGCTTATGACCCACGTTTTATGGTAGCATGGCCAAGTGCAGAATTAGCTGTTATGAGTGGAAACTCAGCTGCAAAAGTACTATTACAAATAGAAAAAGCTTCTTTAAAGAAAAAAGGTGAAAAAATTACTCCTGAAAAAGAAGAAGAGCTTTTTAATAAAATAAAAAACAGATACGATAATCAAGTATCACCTTACTATGCTGCTTCAAGGTTATGGACAGATGCTATTATTGACCCATTAGATACTCGCAAATGGATTTCTATGGGAATTGATGCTGCAAATCATGCTCCCATAGAAAAACCTTTTAATTTAGGTATTATACAAGTTTAA
- a CDS encoding AMP-binding protein, translated as MKPDYKNINLHFKLNGITISFNDLNETGYSLIKEGGVFEKSIGNFLINWADKSDVVEVNTSGSTGIPKLIKLRKQHMVNSAMATGSFFGLEEGNTAFLCLPVDFIAGKMMLVRAMVLGLSLDYVAPNSNPLESISKVYDFSAMIPLQLENSLQKLKQLKLLIVGGAKMSEPLKVAVANSTSKVYETYGMTETITHVALKPVNHLKNTTNINFTALPEVDFSTDARGCLVINAPNISEEEVVTNDLVALVSSTEFEWLGRYDAIINSGGIKLMPEKIEAKLTTILDSQFFIAGIPDEKLGQKLVLIIEANNEDESLLQKIKSLKLLDTFEVPKQIHFIKEFVMTGNGKIQRLKTLDLI; from the coding sequence ATGAAACCTGATTATAAAAATATAAACCTTCATTTTAAATTAAATGGAATTACAATTTCTTTTAATGATTTAAATGAAACAGGTTACAGCCTTATTAAAGAAGGAGGGGTCTTTGAAAAATCTATTGGTAATTTTTTAATAAACTGGGCAGATAAGTCTGATGTTGTAGAAGTAAATACTTCTGGCTCTACAGGTATACCTAAGTTGATAAAACTCAGAAAACAACACATGGTAAATTCTGCTATGGCTACCGGCAGTTTCTTTGGTCTTGAAGAGGGTAATACTGCTTTTCTCTGCTTACCTGTTGATTTTATCGCAGGGAAAATGATGTTGGTACGGGCTATGGTTTTAGGTTTGTCTTTGGATTATGTAGCACCAAACTCTAATCCTTTAGAAAGCATCTCTAAGGTTTATGATTTTAGTGCGATGATACCCTTACAATTAGAAAATTCCTTGCAAAAATTAAAGCAACTCAAACTTTTAATTGTTGGTGGTGCTAAAATGTCAGAGCCATTGAAAGTAGCGGTAGCTAATAGCACTTCTAAGGTATATGAAACTTACGGAATGACGGAAACTATTACCCATGTTGCACTAAAACCAGTCAATCATTTAAAAAATACTACAAATATTAATTTTACAGCATTACCTGAAGTAGATTTTAGTACAGACGCTAGAGGATGTTTGGTTATTAATGCACCCAATATTTCTGAAGAAGAAGTTGTTACCAATGATTTGGTAGCTTTAGTATCTTCTACAGAATTTGAGTGGCTTGGTAGGTATGATGCTATAATTAACTCTGGGGGTATAAAATTAATGCCTGAAAAAATAGAAGCTAAACTTACTACAATACTAGATAGTCAATTCTTTATAGCTGGAATACCAGATGAGAAATTAGGTCAAAAACTTGTTTTAATTATTGAAGCAAATAATGAAGATGAAAGTTTACTTCAAAAAATTAAATCATTAAAGTTATTAGATACATTTGAAGTGCCCAAGCAAATACATTTCATAAAAGAATTTGTGATGACAGGAAATGGAAAAATTCAACGCTTAAAAACATTGGATTTAATTTAA
- a CDS encoding M24 family metallopeptidase, producing MKITLLSFALFFTVCSFAQQILPEVERATVVDEILEERFNVLLPELMDAAAIDMWIVMSREYNEDPVIKTMLPATWLNARRRTILLFYRNKSKNTIEKLAVARYDVGKSIISAWDKEKQPLQWKRLIELIQERNPNKIGLNFSKDHNIADGLDKTDYDEFMSYLPKKMHSKVSSAEQLAVRWIETRTPREMVIYNQLVDITHDIIAEAFSEKVITPGVTTTTEVEWWMRQKVTDLGLETWFHPTVDVQRSSEKLVDHLYSFSGRPDGLTIVPGDLLHCDFGITYLRLNTDCQELAYVLQPEEKEAPKFLVEGLKEGNSVQDFLTNNMIAGRTGNEILTKSLQEAKVAGLRPSIYTHPLGLYGHSAGTTIGMWDAQDGVMKDDGDKYPLNKNTVFAIELNTTITVPEWNRDIRIMLEEAGFYGENGFRYVNGRQTELLLIPRIKNHQGN from the coding sequence ATGAAAATAACCCTATTAAGTTTTGCATTATTTTTTACTGTATGTAGTTTTGCCCAACAAATTCTCCCAGAAGTAGAAAGAGCTACTGTAGTAGATGAAATTTTAGAAGAACGTTTTAATGTTTTACTTCCAGAATTGATGGATGCCGCAGCTATTGATATGTGGATTGTAATGTCTCGGGAATATAATGAAGACCCAGTTATTAAAACGATGCTCCCTGCTACTTGGTTAAATGCGCGTAGAAGAACCATACTTCTTTTCTACAGGAACAAATCAAAAAATACTATCGAAAAATTAGCGGTGGCACGTTATGATGTGGGTAAAAGTATTATTTCTGCTTGGGATAAAGAAAAGCAACCACTCCAATGGAAAAGACTTATAGAGTTAATTCAAGAACGTAATCCAAATAAGATTGGGTTGAATTTTTCTAAAGATCATAATATCGCTGATGGTTTAGATAAAACAGATTATGACGAGTTCATGAGCTATTTACCTAAGAAAATGCATTCCAAAGTAAGCTCTGCAGAACAACTTGCAGTGCGTTGGATAGAAACGCGTACGCCACGTGAAATGGTGATTTACAATCAATTAGTAGACATAACTCATGATATTATCGCAGAAGCCTTTTCGGAAAAAGTAATTACTCCAGGGGTTACGACCACAACAGAAGTGGAGTGGTGGATGCGTCAAAAGGTAACAGATTTAGGCTTGGAAACTTGGTTTCATCCTACGGTAGATGTGCAACGTAGTAGTGAAAAATTGGTAGATCATTTGTATTCCTTTTCAGGCAGACCTGATGGCTTGACTATTGTACCCGGAGATTTATTGCATTGCGATTTTGGAATTACATATTTAAGGTTGAATACTGATTGTCAAGAATTGGCTTATGTGTTACAACCAGAAGAAAAAGAAGCGCCCAAGTTTTTGGTGGAAGGCCTAAAAGAAGGAAATAGCGTTCAAGATTTTTTGACAAATAATATGATTGCAGGAAGAACAGGAAATGAAATTTTGACTAAATCATTACAGGAAGCTAAGGTTGCCGGTCTTAGACCTTCAATTTATACACATCCTTTAGGTTTGTATGGTCATTCGGCAGGAACAACGATAGGCATGTGGGATGCTCAAGATGGGGTGATGAAAGACGATGGAGACAAATATCCTTTAAATAAAAATACCGTTTTCGCTATAGAATTGAATACCACCATTACTGTCCCAGAATGGAATAGAGATATTCGTATTATGCTTGAAGAAGCAGGTTTCTATGGCGAAAACGGTTTTAGATATGTGAATGGCAGACAAACGGAATTACTTCTTATTCCGCGTATAAAAAATCATCAAGGTAATTAA
- a CDS encoding Gfo/Idh/MocA family protein, translating into MADQKIRWGVIGLGNIAHQFVKDLLLVKDAELIAVASRDRVKADEFGKKYKATHCFGSYEELYACEEVDIIYIATPHSFHAENAIVAMNHGKHVLCEKPIGVNTSEVTKMVNAAKNNGVFLMEALWTRFFPTIKKIKEIVAEGTIGEIKYINADFAFYGLNRSEESRLLNPNLAGGSLLDIGIYPIFLAYLFLGKPEQILAASKMYKTGVEIQTSMLLNYKNAQAILYSGINSKVEMKPEISGTKGSIILDATWHLTEGYTLIVDGETTHFDMPTTGKGFFYEIEEVHSCLKSNKMQSDLWSHQNSLDIIGIIDTIRAKTGIVFPFEK; encoded by the coding sequence ATGGCAGATCAAAAAATACGTTGGGGAGTAATAGGTTTAGGTAATATTGCACATCAATTTGTAAAAGATTTATTGCTTGTTAAAGATGCAGAGCTAATTGCAGTTGCTTCTAGAGATAGAGTAAAAGCTGATGAATTTGGCAAAAAATATAAAGCGACACATTGCTTTGGTAGCTATGAAGAACTTTATGCTTGCGAAGAGGTAGATATTATTTATATAGCTACGCCTCACTCTTTTCATGCTGAAAATGCCATTGTAGCAATGAACCATGGTAAGCATGTTTTATGTGAAAAACCAATCGGGGTAAATACTAGTGAGGTTACTAAAATGGTAAATGCAGCAAAAAATAATGGTGTTTTTTTAATGGAAGCTCTGTGGACACGTTTTTTTCCAACTATAAAAAAAATCAAAGAAATAGTTGCAGAAGGTACTATTGGAGAAATAAAATATATAAATGCAGATTTTGCTTTTTATGGGTTAAATAGATCGGAAGAGAGTAGGTTGTTAAATCCTAATTTAGCAGGAGGTTCTTTATTAGATATTGGTATTTATCCAATTTTTTTAGCGTATTTATTTTTAGGGAAACCAGAACAAATACTTGCAGCCTCTAAAATGTATAAAACAGGGGTAGAAATACAAACATCAATGCTTTTAAATTACAAAAATGCACAAGCAATTTTATATAGCGGTATTAACTCTAAAGTAGAAATGAAACCAGAAATATCAGGAACAAAAGGTAGTATAATATTAGATGCAACTTGGCACTTAACAGAAGGTTACACACTTATTGTAGATGGTGAAACAACACATTTTGATATGCCTACAACAGGCAAAGGTTTTTTCTATGAAATAGAAGAAGTACACAGTTGTTTAAAAAGTAATAAAATGCAGAGTGATTTATGGAGCCATCAAAATAGTTTAGATATTATAGGCATAATTGATACAATTAGAGCAAAAACAGGCATTGTTTTTCCTTTCGAGAAATAA
- the ettA gene encoding energy-dependent translational throttle protein EttA: protein MSDDKKVIFSMSGVTKTFKTANTPVLKNIYLSFFYGAKIGILGLNGSGKSTLLKIIAGVDKNFQGDVVFSPGYNVGYLEQEPELDEDKTVLEIVKEGAAETVAILDEYNKINDMFGLEEVYSDADKMDKLMARQAELQDQIDASNAWELDTKLEIAMDALRTPDPDKKIGVLSGGERRRVALCRLLLQEPEILLLDEPTNHLDAESVHWLEHHLASYKGTVIAVTHDRYFLDNVAGWILELDRGEGIPWKGNYSSWLDQKSKRMADESKVASKRQKTLERELDWVRQGAKGRQTKQKARLKNYDKLMSQDQKQLDEKLEIYIPNGPRLGTNVIEATGVSKAYGDKLLYEDLNFKLPQAGIVGVIGPNGAGKTTIFRMVMGEEKSDKGEFIVGDTAKIAYVDQSHSNIDLEKTIWQNFSDEQELIMMGGRQVNSRAYLSRFNFSGSEQNKKVSMLSGGERNRLHLAMTLKEEGNVLLLDEPTNDLDVNTLRALEEGLENFAGCAVVISHDRWFLDRVCTHILAFEGDSQVYFFEGSFSDYEENKKKRLGGDLMPKRIKYKKLIR, encoded by the coding sequence ATGTCTGACGATAAGAAAGTTATTTTCTCAATGTCTGGGGTTACAAAAACCTTTAAAACGGCAAATACTCCAGTACTTAAAAACATTTATTTAAGTTTTTTCTACGGTGCTAAAATTGGAATTTTAGGTCTGAATGGTTCTGGTAAATCTACCTTGTTAAAAATTATAGCAGGAGTTGATAAAAATTTTCAAGGAGATGTCGTTTTTTCTCCAGGGTATAATGTTGGTTATTTAGAACAAGAGCCAGAATTAGACGAAGATAAAACCGTTCTTGAAATTGTAAAAGAAGGTGCTGCAGAAACTGTAGCAATACTTGACGAGTACAATAAGATAAACGATATGTTTGGATTGGAAGAAGTATATTCTGATGCAGATAAGATGGATAAGTTAATGGCACGCCAGGCTGAATTACAAGATCAAATCGACGCTTCAAACGCTTGGGAGCTAGATACAAAATTAGAAATTGCAATGGATGCTTTACGTACTCCAGATCCTGATAAGAAAATAGGAGTGCTTTCTGGTGGTGAACGTAGACGTGTTGCTTTATGTAGATTATTATTACAAGAACCAGAAATTTTATTATTAGATGAGCCAACCAACCACTTAGATGCGGAATCGGTACATTGGTTAGAGCATCATTTAGCATCATATAAAGGAACTGTTATAGCAGTAACACATGATAGATACTTTTTAGATAATGTTGCAGGTTGGATTTTAGAATTGGATAGAGGAGAAGGTATACCTTGGAAAGGGAATTACTCTAGCTGGTTAGATCAGAAGTCTAAAAGAATGGCAGATGAGAGTAAAGTAGCCTCTAAGCGCCAGAAAACATTAGAACGAGAGTTAGATTGGGTACGCCAAGGTGCCAAAGGTCGTCAAACAAAGCAAAAAGCACGTTTGAAGAATTACGATAAGTTAATGAGTCAAGACCAAAAACAACTTGATGAAAAGCTTGAAATTTATATTCCTAATGGACCACGTTTAGGAACAAATGTTATTGAAGCAACCGGTGTAAGTAAGGCTTACGGAGATAAATTGCTTTATGAAGATTTAAATTTTAAACTTCCACAGGCAGGTATTGTAGGTGTTATTGGACCTAACGGTGCTGGTAAAACCACCATCTTTAGAATGGTAATGGGAGAAGAGAAATCTGATAAAGGAGAATTTATAGTAGGGGATACTGCCAAAATCGCTTATGTAGATCAAAGTCACTCTAATATTGATTTAGAAAAAACTATTTGGCAAAATTTTAGTGATGAGCAAGAGCTTATTATGATGGGTGGTCGTCAAGTAAATTCTAGAGCTTATTTAAGTAGGTTTAACTTTTCAGGTAGTGAGCAAAATAAAAAGGTAAGTATGTTGTCTGGTGGTGAGCGTAACCGTTTGCATTTAGCCATGACATTAAAAGAAGAAGGAAATGTATTGCTTTTAGATGAACCTACGAATGACTTGGATGTAAATACATTACGAGCTTTAGAAGAAGGTTTGGAGAACTTTGCAGGTTGTGCTGTAGTAATTTCGCATGATAGATGGTTTTTAGATCGTGTTTGTACTCATATTTTAGCATTTGAAGGAGATTCTCAAGTATATTTCTTTGAAGGTTCATTCTCTGATTATGAAGAAAATAAAAAGAAACGATTAGGTGGTGATTTAATGCCAAAACGTATTAAGTATAAAAAATTAATTAGATAA